A genomic segment from Necator americanus strain Aroian chromosome III, whole genome shotgun sequence encodes:
- a CDS encoding hypothetical protein (NECATOR_CHRIII.G9011.T1): MLLEFAGEDYVAVAARQLHGRHEIVHAGSPRVGRPGKATETCRHSLPPRQRAAQCRFGTSSPWGTRLGNDLPFTLFFGPRPTKLPLVSSP; this comes from the coding sequence ATGCTTCTGGAATTCGCGGGGGAAGATTATGTTGCAGTTGCTGCCCGACAACTACACGGTCGACACGAAATTGTACACGCGGGATCTCCTCGAGTTGGACGTCCGGGAAAAGCGACCGAGACGTGCCGCCATTCACTTCCTCCACGACAACGCGCGGCCCAATGTCGCTTCGGCACATCGTCGCCTTGGGGTACTAGGTTGGGAAACGATCTCCCATTCACCCTGTTCTTCGGACCACGCCCTACCAAACTACCACTTGTTTCAAGCCCTTAA